One genomic segment of Nitrospinaceae bacterium includes these proteins:
- a CDS encoding tetratricopeptide repeat protein yields the protein MARISKAAERRKRRQKEREAVSPPVASPPENSPPPPPQSNTPEMMQTAIGHHMAGRFQEAESIYHQALAQHPDLPDAIHLLGVIRHQTGNHEEAVEYISKAISLNDSQSVYHSNLGAALLSMGKNDEAIERFTRAIALDPNNADAHLNIARGFRIQGRNAEAASSFRKLIGLKPDLGDACRELGHVLLALGESASAAEAFREAVRLNPADYDSLYQLGSKANILEAEKLVREALALRPDDLNAQLFLGASLFEQGAYDEAGNWFRKVLETKPDFAEALFGLGLICWVRKDLEGSVEFLRRSLLAKSDFQDVYYYLAAVYSELGMIDEERGVYRDALARWPDNTVLRLLVDTYFPPICMSSDEMDERRRTMRDALERYDPAQLKIWPKILPVFWRPHFFHMGFSGRDDLGLKSTYMDLLARSFKENFPHFYAGSSVVPSRNGELPHIGFVATVTNSLLLWLKGVIRHMTPGRFRVSIVCTAMNRAEIAENFEDFEGLEYLVIDHNFEHAVNEIREANFDLLFYHEIGTEPLNSILPFFRLAPVQCTSFYGLGSTSANPEVDYYLSSDLVEPEGGEKHYREELVRLRSLGFYLEWPKRPELMKDRSHFGFDVSEHIYACPQALYKIHPDLDKVFGEILRRDPAGVLVLLESRHPEWNEILMRRLHAAFPDEAVRVRMLPRQENKDFLNLIAVSDVLLDSIHTSGGTSAFETLAMGTPIVTWPSEFARGRTTHAFYDKMGVLDCTASSLDEYVEIAVRLGCDVAYREEIRNKILAANHLIYEDVESVHELEDFFQLAVDKVRT from the coding sequence ATGGCACGCATCTCGAAAGCCGCCGAGCGCCGCAAGAGGCGCCAAAAAGAGCGGGAGGCGGTTTCTCCACCTGTCGCGAGCCCACCTGAAAATTCTCCGCCGCCCCCCCCGCAATCCAATACTCCCGAAATGATGCAAACCGCCATCGGCCATCACATGGCGGGTAGGTTTCAGGAGGCAGAGTCCATCTATCACCAGGCGCTCGCGCAGCACCCCGATTTGCCTGATGCGATTCATTTGCTCGGAGTGATTCGCCATCAGACGGGCAACCATGAGGAGGCTGTCGAGTATATCTCGAAGGCGATTTCTCTGAACGACTCGCAATCTGTTTACCATTCAAATCTCGGCGCCGCGCTTCTCTCTATGGGAAAAAATGATGAGGCGATAGAGCGTTTTACTCGAGCCATTGCGCTGGACCCGAACAACGCCGATGCCCATTTGAACATCGCCCGTGGGTTTAGAATACAGGGGAGGAATGCAGAGGCAGCGTCAAGTTTTAGAAAATTAATTGGACTCAAGCCCGATCTTGGCGATGCCTGTCGGGAACTGGGCCATGTCCTGCTCGCGTTGGGCGAGTCAGCCAGCGCGGCAGAGGCATTTCGGGAGGCGGTTCGCCTGAACCCGGCCGATTACGATTCACTCTATCAACTCGGCTCGAAGGCTAACATCTTAGAGGCGGAAAAACTTGTGCGCGAGGCGCTTGCTCTTCGTCCAGATGATTTGAATGCGCAGTTGTTTCTGGGTGCATCTCTTTTCGAGCAAGGGGCGTACGATGAGGCGGGCAATTGGTTTCGGAAGGTTTTGGAGACGAAGCCCGATTTCGCCGAGGCGCTCTTCGGCCTGGGTCTGATCTGCTGGGTGAGGAAAGATCTTGAGGGGTCCGTGGAATTTCTGCGGCGGAGCCTTTTGGCCAAGTCCGATTTTCAGGATGTCTATTACTATCTTGCTGCCGTTTATTCGGAATTGGGCATGATTGATGAGGAGAGAGGGGTATACCGCGATGCTCTGGCTAGATGGCCGGACAACACGGTGTTGAGGCTTCTCGTCGATACCTATTTCCCGCCAATATGTATGTCCTCCGATGAGATGGACGAGCGGCGCCGGACGATGAGAGATGCACTTGAGAGGTACGATCCGGCCCAATTGAAGATTTGGCCCAAGATTCTTCCCGTGTTCTGGCGGCCCCATTTTTTTCATATGGGATTTAGTGGCCGGGACGATTTGGGCCTAAAGTCAACTTACATGGATCTGCTGGCCCGGAGCTTCAAGGAGAATTTCCCACATTTCTATGCAGGGAGTTCCGTGGTTCCTTCTCGAAATGGAGAGCTTCCCCATATCGGTTTCGTGGCAACCGTCACAAATTCACTTTTGTTGTGGTTGAAAGGCGTCATCCGGCATATGACACCGGGGCGATTCCGTGTCTCCATCGTTTGTACAGCTATGAACCGTGCAGAGATTGCCGAGAATTTCGAGGATTTTGAAGGGCTCGAATATCTTGTCATCGATCATAATTTTGAGCACGCAGTGAATGAAATTCGAGAGGCGAATTTTGATCTGCTTTTTTATCATGAAATAGGTACCGAGCCTCTCAATTCAATTCTACCCTTCTTCAGGCTGGCGCCGGTCCAGTGCACCTCGTTTTACGGGCTAGGCAGCACCTCGGCGAATCCCGAGGTGGACTATTACCTATCGAGCGATTTGGTGGAGCCCGAGGGGGGCGAAAAACATTATCGAGAAGAGCTTGTGCGTCTTAGGTCTCTGGGGTTTTATCTTGAATGGCCCAAGAGGCCTGAATTGATGAAGGATCGCTCGCACTTCGGTTTTGATGTTTCCGAGCATATCTATGCCTGCCCGCAGGCCCTCTATAAGATTCATCCCGACCTCGACAAAGTATTTGGCGAAATTCTCCGCCGCGACCCGGCGGGTGTGCTTGTTTTGCTGGAGAGCCGGCACCCGGAATGGAATGAGATTTTGATGCGGCGGCTCCATGCGGCTTTTCCGGATGAAGCCGTGCGCGTGCGGATGCTCCCCCGGCAAGAGAATAAGGATTTCCTCAACCTCATTGCTGTCTCTGATGTGCTTCTCGACTCGATACATACTAGTGGTGGGACCTCTGCTTTCGAGACCCTGGCTATGGGCACTCCCATCGTTACCTGGCCATCCGAATTTGCCCGGGGCCGGACGACTCATGCTTTTTACGACAAGATGGGGGTGCTCGATTGCACCGCCAGCTCTCTTGATGAGTACGTTGAAATCGCCGTGCGGCTCGGCTGCGACGTTGCCTATCGCGAGGAAATTAGGAACAAAATTCTCGCTGCCAATCACCTGATTTACGAAGATGTCGAATCCGTGCATGAGCTTGAAGATTTTTTTCAGTTGGCTGTCGATAAAGTGCGGACATAG
- a CDS encoding flagellar brake protein, producing the protein MFPVGSNVQVIGYLDKRKLTAKVLGWAEGEYLVISVPTFGGEAANLPKDAAVVCRGVQDGRMFGFKTSVLHQMTQPYEYLFLSYPPEMEDLSGSKGFRLGFDLPAQVILASADMETPPDSAKGVKASIHNLSSTGCVVSIPDELKGNDFDAVFMSFKLPNEKTVQNLRANVRKDVALPDGGSFGVEFNEGDPAFAPVFDFLLLANKISAMND; encoded by the coding sequence TTGTTTCCTGTCGGCTCAAATGTTCAGGTAATCGGTTATCTCGATAAGAGAAAGCTCACGGCGAAGGTCCTGGGTTGGGCCGAGGGCGAGTATCTGGTCATCTCCGTTCCAACCTTTGGCGGCGAGGCGGCCAATTTGCCAAAAGACGCCGCCGTTGTTTGTCGTGGTGTCCAGGACGGTCGGATGTTTGGTTTCAAAACAAGTGTCCTACATCAGATGACCCAGCCTTATGAATATCTGTTTCTAAGCTATCCTCCTGAGATGGAAGATCTCTCAGGCTCGAAGGGATTTCGCCTCGGCTTCGATCTTCCCGCGCAAGTCATTCTCGCGTCTGCGGACATGGAGACGCCGCCGGATTCGGCTAAAGGTGTTAAGGCTTCGATTCATAACTTGAGTTCCACAGGTTGTGTCGTATCAATTCCTGATGAACTGAAGGGAAATGATTTCGATGCCGTTTTCATGTCGTTCAAGTTGCCGAACGAGAAGACGGTTCAGAATTTGCGGGCCAACGTTCGAAAAGATGTGGCGCTTCCGGATGGCGGCTCCTTTGGCGTTGAGTTCAACGAAGGCGATCCCGCTTTTGCCCCGGTTTTCGATTTTCTACTTCTGGCCAATAAAATATCGGCGATGAACGATTAG
- a CDS encoding ABC transporter substrate-binding protein → MSRLNRRSFLKGAGLIGGVIASQTATPFLKEGLGARPIKWGSIHPTTGPYATEAFDQLEGVRIAIEDVNAAGGIDGREVKLLFRDDQFKWDQVTTHALDLLDNHRVDFLAGSMVGPEEMRLNGFSKKRKIIYANYPQHIISTPQSWQKMSPLFFTANTSPYQLAASAATYINDNKLGKKWYFLGDDYIWPKMFIPALTDLSKKYGATFDPKKHASWVPFPTAMDYSANFPKILKSNPDVLYVLNWGKRQVAFVKQAIEAGLHKKVQIIIGNTEVTIPEAAGPGSYEGILAGAMWHWSLKDKYPGAKSLYNKFLKRRKRVPSGYGALAHDLTRVILDTAKETKLYKPKDHFKLAKALEGRTFAYSKGNNTIRPCDHICVQQVFFLKGQSKAEMKGPFDHLKIVAESSGEQNTLSCEAKGIKSAASTRS, encoded by the coding sequence ATGAGCCGTTTAAACAGAAGGTCATTCCTGAAAGGTGCAGGTCTTATCGGCGGCGTCATCGCCTCGCAGACTGCAACGCCATTCCTAAAAGAAGGCCTCGGCGCCAGACCCATCAAGTGGGGCTCGATCCATCCCACCACCGGCCCCTACGCCACAGAGGCGTTCGACCAGCTTGAAGGCGTGCGCATCGCCATCGAAGATGTCAACGCCGCTGGCGGCATCGATGGTCGCGAGGTCAAACTTCTCTTCCGGGACGATCAGTTCAAATGGGACCAGGTGACAACCCACGCCCTCGATCTTCTCGACAACCACCGCGTAGACTTTCTCGCCGGCTCGATGGTCGGCCCCGAGGAGATGCGGCTCAACGGTTTTTCGAAAAAGCGCAAGATTATTTACGCAAACTACCCGCAGCACATCATCTCGACGCCCCAGAGCTGGCAGAAGATGTCGCCCCTGTTCTTCACGGCGAACACCTCGCCCTATCAGCTCGCCGCAAGCGCTGCGACCTACATTAACGACAACAAGCTGGGCAAGAAATGGTACTTCCTGGGAGACGACTACATCTGGCCCAAGATGTTTATCCCTGCGTTGACCGATCTCTCGAAAAAATACGGTGCCACGTTCGACCCCAAAAAACATGCCTCGTGGGTGCCCTTCCCAACGGCGATGGATTACTCGGCGAACTTCCCGAAAATCCTCAAGTCGAACCCCGATGTTCTATATGTACTCAACTGGGGTAAACGCCAGGTTGCCTTCGTGAAGCAAGCCATCGAAGCTGGCCTCCACAAAAAGGTTCAGATCATCATCGGTAACACCGAGGTGACGATCCCCGAGGCCGCCGGCCCCGGCTCCTACGAGGGCATCCTCGCCGGCGCAATGTGGCATTGGAGCCTTAAAGACAAGTATCCGGGCGCCAAGTCGCTCTACAACAAGTTCCTCAAGCGCAGAAAACGCGTACCCTCGGGATACGGTGCCCTTGCGCACGACCTCACCCGCGTCATTCTCGACACGGCCAAGGAGACGAAGCTCTACAAACCCAAGGATCACTTCAAGCTGGCCAAGGCCCTTGAGGGCAGAACCTTCGCCTACAGCAAGGGCAACAACACGATTCGGCCCTGCGACCACATTTGTGTCCAGCAGGTATTCTTCCTCAAAGGTCAGTCGAAAGCCGAGATGAAGGGCCCCTTCGACCACCTGAAGATCGTCGCCGAATCCTCGGGCGAGCAGAACACGCTCTCCTGCGAGGCCAAGGGCATCAAAAGTGCCGCGAGCACACGCAGCTAG
- a CDS encoding branched-chain amino acid ABC transporter permease — MEAASGVELAEFLQHLFLGLVQGSFYVLLALGLSIIFGLMGIINFGHGVFYMLGSYVGYTIISLVVAPILGENVAFIFALAAVPAIMFGIGMFFEKIIISQIYNTENERFRGVLITFGLSIFLPDFVRIIWGRPGKSFNIPPMFQWSILEIGSLNVSAYRTFVVFVAAILVAMIWFLLFRTNLGMVIRAGTSNNIMVQVLGINVSKVWRQTFGLGIALAGFAGVMISPLFAVDPTMGDDILIQTFIVVVVGGMGSFIGPVIGGLIIGQLWALTPLIGRTTFVINNLSGTMIGPEFWEKASDILFFVLMSVILILRPRGLFGQEGAFD, encoded by the coding sequence GTGGAGGCCGCCAGCGGCGTTGAACTCGCCGAATTCTTGCAGCACTTGTTTCTCGGATTGGTCCAGGGAAGTTTTTACGTACTGCTCGCCCTGGGCCTTTCCATTATTTTTGGCCTCATGGGAATCATCAATTTCGGCCACGGCGTCTTCTATATGCTCGGCTCCTATGTCGGCTACACCATCATCTCGCTCGTTGTCGCTCCGATCCTGGGCGAAAACGTCGCCTTCATTTTCGCGCTCGCGGCAGTTCCAGCGATCATGTTCGGCATCGGCATGTTTTTCGAGAAGATCATTATCAGCCAAATTTACAATACCGAGAACGAGCGCTTTCGCGGGGTTCTCATCACCTTTGGCCTCTCTATCTTCCTGCCTGATTTTGTCCGCATAATTTGGGGCCGTCCCGGCAAATCGTTCAACATCCCGCCCATGTTCCAGTGGTCCATATTAGAAATCGGGTCGCTCAACGTATCGGCCTACAGAACGTTCGTCGTCTTCGTCGCAGCTATTCTCGTCGCCATGATCTGGTTCCTTCTCTTCAGGACGAACCTCGGCATGGTGATCCGGGCTGGCACGAGCAACAACATCATGGTCCAGGTGTTGGGCATCAACGTCTCAAAAGTTTGGCGCCAGACCTTCGGGCTCGGAATTGCGTTGGCAGGATTCGCTGGCGTTATGATTTCACCGCTCTTCGCCGTTGATCCGACGATGGGCGACGACATTTTAATTCAGACCTTCATCGTGGTCGTGGTCGGGGGCATGGGCAGCTTCATCGGCCCTGTCATAGGCGGGCTTATCATCGGCCAGCTCTGGGCGCTCACCCCGCTCATCGGCAGAACCACGTTCGTCATCAACAATCTCTCGGGCACCATGATCGGGCCCGAATTTTGGGAAAAGGCCTCCGACATTCTCTTTTTCGTCTTGATGTCGGTCATATTGATACTTCGCCCCAGGGGCCTGTTCGGACAAGAAGGCGCATTCGACTAG
- a CDS encoding branched-chain amino acid ABC transporter permease yields MATDQSASKFKSSDFCARILEILDNYGILILGAFLAVYPFMFQGLNDLIYWSEDFAEWLTPTLSFIRGFVPSTPLMIQILIYSLFGMAFNILLGNTGMLSLGHSAYFGIGGYTLGLMHAWFKKGTPPPSWISETFAIAPLEISIISAVLVSALFAYLIGLVASSKRGVYFAMVTLALSMVFYYAAQTFDDITGGTDGLGGLENMRLGTLNLRVGIMNANVTYYFIFIMTALTIAIVWQILRSPFGQVLRAVRENENRARNCGYNTAKVRLMAFTLSGSLAGLAGALAVIYGETVPIENIHFQTSGQIVIITLFGGAGVFLGPVVGSFIYWYLRQLMSTEFVKYLDIFQYWEAWVGGIFILIVLFLPNGILGTLRNWSVEYRAKHYMNKLEEAKAAKAAESQES; encoded by the coding sequence GTGGCAACCGACCAAAGCGCTTCAAAATTCAAGTCCAGCGATTTTTGTGCGCGGATATTAGAGATACTCGACAACTACGGAATCCTCATACTCGGCGCGTTTTTAGCGGTCTACCCCTTCATGTTTCAGGGGCTCAACGACCTTATTTATTGGTCCGAGGATTTTGCGGAATGGCTCACCCCTACGCTCTCGTTCATCCGCGGCTTCGTGCCCAGCACCCCGCTGATGATTCAGATCCTCATCTATTCGCTCTTCGGAATGGCGTTCAACATTTTGCTCGGAAACACCGGCATGCTTTCCCTCGGCCACAGCGCCTACTTCGGCATCGGAGGCTATACGCTGGGCCTGATGCACGCCTGGTTTAAAAAAGGCACCCCCCCTCCCTCGTGGATTTCTGAGACTTTCGCCATCGCGCCCCTTGAGATTTCCATCATCTCGGCCGTTTTGGTGTCCGCCCTTTTCGCCTACCTGATCGGGTTGGTGGCCAGCTCCAAGCGAGGCGTCTATTTTGCCATGGTCACTCTCGCGTTGAGCATGGTCTTTTACTATGCGGCCCAGACGTTCGACGACATCACCGGAGGAACAGACGGCCTGGGCGGACTAGAGAACATGCGTCTTGGCACCCTGAATCTTCGCGTGGGCATCATGAATGCCAATGTGACTTACTACTTTATTTTCATCATGACGGCGCTGACTATCGCGATCGTCTGGCAGATTCTGCGATCACCCTTTGGCCAGGTACTCCGCGCCGTTCGCGAGAACGAGAATCGCGCCCGAAACTGCGGCTACAACACGGCAAAAGTGCGGCTCATGGCCTTCACGTTGAGCGGCTCGCTGGCGGGCCTTGCTGGCGCGCTGGCAGTTATTTACGGCGAGACCGTGCCCATCGAAAACATTCACTTCCAGACCTCGGGCCAGATCGTCATCATCACCCTGTTCGGAGGGGCTGGCGTATTTCTCGGCCCGGTGGTGGGATCGTTCATTTACTGGTATCTACGCCAGCTCATGAGCACGGAGTTCGTCAAATACCTGGATATCTTCCAGTACTGGGAAGCCTGGGTTGGCGGAATATTTATCTTAATCGTTCTATTCCTCCCAAACGGCATTCTTGGCACGCTCCGAAACTGGTCGGTCGAATATCGGGCCAAGCACTACATGAACAAACTAGAGGAAGCGAAAGCCGCCAAGGCGGCCGAATCGCAGGAATCATAA
- a CDS encoding ABC transporter ATP-binding protein: MPILETRNLSKHFGGLIAVNQVSYTVEAGELRSIIGPNGAGKTTFFNMIAGDLDATEGNVFFKGEDVTALSTFERSHKGIGRTYQITNIFPKLSVLENVRIAAQSRKTTFNLWSGVNDHKELIEKADHIIERVNLADKRQDLGGTLAHGEQRYLEIGIALATDPDMLLLDEPTAGMSPEESQQTAQFIQSLANPLTIILVEHDMEIVMGISDKITVLHNGELLAEGTVDEVRANENVQRVYLRD; the protein is encoded by the coding sequence ATGCCTATTCTTGAAACGCGAAACCTCAGCAAACATTTTGGTGGTCTCATCGCCGTCAACCAGGTGAGCTATACGGTCGAGGCAGGCGAGCTGCGCTCTATCATCGGGCCAAACGGCGCAGGAAAAACCACTTTCTTCAACATGATTGCCGGCGACCTTGATGCCACCGAGGGAAATGTCTTTTTTAAAGGTGAGGATGTAACCGCCTTGTCCACCTTCGAGCGCTCCCACAAGGGCATCGGGCGCACCTACCAGATCACCAATATCTTCCCGAAGCTCTCGGTGCTCGAAAATGTGCGCATCGCCGCGCAATCGCGGAAAACAACTTTCAACCTCTGGTCGGGGGTAAACGACCACAAAGAGCTTATCGAAAAAGCCGACCACATCATCGAGCGGGTCAACCTCGCCGACAAGCGACAGGATTTGGGCGGCACCCTGGCCCACGGCGAGCAGCGCTACCTTGAGATCGGCATCGCATTGGCAACAGACCCCGACATGCTCCTCCTCGATGAACCGACCGCCGGGATGAGCCCCGAGGAATCGCAGCAAACGGCCCAGTTCATCCAAAGCCTCGCCAATCCGTTGACCATAATCCTTGTCGAGCACGACATGGAGATCGTCATGGGAATCTCCGACAAAATCACGGTTCTTCACAACGGCGAGTTACTGGCCGAGGGAACCGTCGATGAAGTTCGCGCGAATGAAAATGTCCAGCGCGTATATCTGAGGGACTAA
- a CDS encoding ABC transporter ATP-binding protein: protein MLQVENINTYYDLSHILHDVSINIGEGEAVAFLGRNGAGKTTTLKTVMGLLTPQRGKITMNGEDLTQAQAHTVSLNGITLVPEDRQVFPNLTVFENLKISRLPVDGAKHLDTHLDWIFSLFPRLKERINNKGNQLSGGEQQMLTMARGLGTEPKLMLVDEPTEGLMPAYVETIHSVLAEIQKKGIAILLVEQNFRMALTITSRAYLIEKGVIRWEGKSSDLLEDKETRMKYLGV from the coding sequence ATGCTACAGGTCGAGAATATCAATACGTATTACGATTTAAGCCATATCCTCCACGATGTCTCAATCAACATTGGAGAGGGCGAGGCGGTGGCCTTCCTTGGCCGAAACGGCGCCGGGAAGACAACGACGCTCAAAACGGTCATGGGGCTCCTGACGCCCCAGAGGGGGAAAATCACCATGAATGGTGAGGACCTCACTCAAGCGCAGGCCCACACGGTCTCCCTGAACGGGATCACCCTTGTCCCCGAAGACCGCCAAGTGTTCCCGAACCTCACGGTGTTCGAGAATCTCAAAATCAGCCGCCTGCCCGTTGACGGCGCAAAACACCTCGACACCCACCTCGACTGGATATTCAGCCTCTTTCCCCGGCTTAAAGAGCGCATCAACAACAAGGGAAACCAACTGAGCGGCGGCGAGCAACAGATGCTCACCATGGCGCGCGGGCTGGGAACCGAGCCCAAGCTCATGCTCGTGGATGAGCCGACTGAAGGGCTCATGCCCGCCTACGTCGAGACGATTCATAGCGTTTTGGCGGAAATTCAAAAAAAGGGAATCGCCATCCTGCTCGTCGAGCAGAACTTTCGCATGGCGCTCACCATCACCAGCCGCGCCTATCTCATTGAAAAGGGCGTCATCCGCTGGGAGGGGAAAAGCAGCGATCTCTTGGAAGACAAGGAAACACGGATGAAGTATCTGGGGGTGTAA
- a CDS encoding phenylacetate--CoA ligase family protein, whose protein sequence is MNPSAQGLGSLDELRELREGRLARTVALCAKAHPFYKKRFKDIGIAASDIKSLDDLEKIPLTHKSDFMADPSAFSLDSALAEELSFEERTLWNIAYTTGTTSGRPSPFFNTTHDQYHIMMQARVCNEAEGIGRGDMIANLYPLSPMPTGAFLCTVRSAEILGLPIVSALTGSPHADYPVRRNLDEAVDVVAEAGATVIWGVPSFVRRFLRHARERGAQLDKARMVLTTGEAVSEALVEEYLDHLRHFGAEDPQVRTRYAATEMQGGLVQCAHGAVPQNLAPDLYYLEVVDPGTGRRLPEGEEGAVALTHLHRRGTVFLRYLIGDLIGLKLEACPLCGRLGERIVSAPRRTGDLVKVKGMLVNPDIIFDLLSADRGVREYQLVIQKREAGDPDSMDELIVRLEADATEHERLAREVPALISKAVMVTPEVEFAAYGEIHDPMKSVKARRLVDLRKK, encoded by the coding sequence GTGAATCCCAGTGCGCAAGGATTGGGCTCCCTCGATGAGCTTCGAGAGCTGAGGGAGGGGCGTCTTGCCCGAACAGTGGCACTTTGCGCCAAGGCGCACCCGTTTTACAAAAAACGCTTCAAGGATATTGGCATAGCTGCATCGGACATCAAGAGCCTCGATGATCTCGAAAAGATTCCGCTAACGCATAAAAGCGATTTTATGGCCGATCCGTCCGCCTTCTCACTCGATTCGGCATTGGCCGAGGAACTCTCCTTCGAGGAGCGTACTCTCTGGAACATCGCCTACACGACAGGCACCACGAGCGGTCGGCCCTCGCCGTTTTTCAACACCACGCACGATCAGTACCACATCATGATGCAGGCGCGCGTCTGCAACGAGGCCGAGGGAATAGGGCGAGGCGATATGATCGCCAACCTTTATCCGCTCTCGCCGATGCCTACCGGGGCATTTTTGTGCACGGTGCGCTCTGCCGAAATTCTGGGCTTGCCCATTGTGAGCGCCCTGACGGGGAGCCCGCACGCGGACTATCCGGTGCGCCGGAATCTCGATGAGGCCGTCGATGTCGTGGCCGAGGCTGGCGCGACGGTGATTTGGGGGGTGCCAAGTTTCGTGAGGCGCTTTCTTCGCCATGCCAGGGAGCGTGGCGCGCAGCTGGACAAGGCGCGAATGGTACTTACGACGGGGGAGGCCGTGAGCGAGGCGCTGGTTGAGGAATATCTTGATCACCTTCGCCACTTCGGGGCCGAGGACCCCCAGGTGCGCACCCGTTATGCCGCCACCGAGATGCAGGGCGGGCTCGTTCAGTGCGCACACGGCGCCGTGCCGCAGAATCTGGCGCCCGATCTGTATTATCTCGAAGTCGTGGACCCGGGCACCGGGCGACGCCTCCCCGAGGGAGAAGAAGGGGCTGTCGCGCTCACGCATCTACACCGCCGGGGAACGGTTTTCCTGCGCTATCTGATTGGTGATCTCATCGGCCTTAAACTCGAGGCGTGCCCGTTGTGTGGCCGCCTCGGCGAACGCATTGTGAGCGCGCCGCGGCGCACGGGCGATCTGGTGAAGGTTAAGGGAATGCTGGTGAACCCGGACATCATATTCGATTTGCTCTCGGCCGATCGGGGGGTCAGGGAGTATCAACTGGTTATCCAAAAGCGCGAGGCGGGGGACCCCGATTCGATGGACGAGCTCATCGTGCGCCTCGAGGCCGATGCTACTGAGCACGAGCGGCTTGCCCGAGAAGTGCCCGCCCTCATCAGTAAGGCGGTGATGGTCACCCCTGAGGTCGAATTCGCCGCCTATGGCGAGATTCACGATCCGATGAAGAGCGTCAAGGCGCGGCGGCTGGTGGATCTTAGGAAAAAATAA
- a CDS encoding cytochrome c: protein MNRKIIFVAVVVAATAVVLFFAPRPSRLPREVSTLSESEFSLAKGETLFLQNCMVCHGKDANGAVKGPPLVHRIYEPNHHADAAFYLAVERGVRQHHWKFGDMKPMQFITRKDMSFIVVYVRSLQKKAGIF from the coding sequence ATGAACCGGAAGATTATTTTCGTCGCAGTGGTGGTTGCCGCCACTGCGGTGGTGTTATTTTTTGCGCCAAGGCCCTCAAGGCTGCCAAGAGAAGTATCGACGCTCTCAGAGTCAGAGTTTTCGCTGGCAAAGGGAGAGACCCTATTTCTTCAAAACTGTATGGTGTGCCATGGCAAGGATGCCAATGGGGCGGTCAAGGGCCCGCCTCTGGTGCACCGCATCTATGAGCCCAATCACCACGCCGACGCCGCCTTTTATCTCGCTGTTGAGCGAGGGGTTCGCCAGCATCACTGGAAATTCGGGGACATGAAACCCATGCAGTTTATAACGCGCAAGGATATGTCCTTTATTGTCGTATATGTCCGGAGTCTCCAAAAAAAAGCGGGGATTTTTTAG
- a CDS encoding zinc ribbon domain-containing protein: MPVYEFECHRCGDTVTLILSLADYEKKKPKCPKCGSIKLERLITSFAVQTSQKS; encoded by the coding sequence ATGCCGGTATACGAGTTCGAGTGTCATAGGTGCGGCGATACGGTGACTTTGATCCTTTCTCTGGCGGATTACGAGAAGAAAAAACCCAAATGCCCGAAGTGCGGATCGATTAAGCTTGAGCGGCTTATCACCTCGTTTGCGGTGCAAACGTCCCAAAAAAGCTGA